gtacatatttgtggcttatcgaaaatattaataaataagctttgcttcatttcaacatattgtgttaaatacaccaaagccttcttcataaagttctttggatttttgcttttgttgaaacctgtattgttgaagctttgtgagtgaagcatgtagtttgaggtagtgttcccttaatttcccgagtgaggaaaacttctcggttggagacttgaaaaatccaagtcactgagtagtcacgaacttttgagtaccaaggcgtagtagcatatggtgggagtcccccaagtctctagtcgagggagttgacgaatgaggtgtcttgctaatagtccatgtcgtaagtaccaaaacttcattcttttgttttctaagtggtagccccggactttttcttcatagattttgttgatgaaggttgctaggcccgaataagtggaattgcagaaggtgtaaccgttggtgcattaacatcataatggaagcatcacaatgatggaagcatcacaatgatgaaagcatcataatgatgaaaacaccataatgatgaaacatcataatgatgtttctttggtggaattgtttttcatttcccctaacacccggaattggttttcaatataagaccatcatctgtagctcgaatcacaaagttggcttcatgaaagttgttctttaattccttaactacaacatatccaaatttgagatccctcggagctgtataactcaagaaattcaggtatgatgaatgactggttattatttttctgtcaacccgtcagatttgttgtgagcttcgaaactccattttctattgttcagatcagcatgctttcttcattgaagttgttcctcatcgtctctttcataacatatcaaaaattcagaatgaactaatggttaaatatttccagatcttcgaaacatcacagcagcttcgaaatctgcaagaatccgactgtcatgcttggagctttaacactttaatttccgtggctcaaacagaaatggttccttcttgaaagttgttcatctgctcaagaactagagggtgtccaaaattcagctccattggagagaagcagcagctgcaaaaatttgatagagaaaaggaggcgaagctttgttggatttctaggctggggaagattccagtttttgtagcaacttcagtactggtgaattgcttgtatttttgtccataacgaaattttggactttgaattattatttgatctatcataatatgtttgggaacatatataagtgaataaataagaaggaagattttgggcccttgtgggtgtaaaacaaaaaatgtttaggtgttgtgaacaaaatttgtttatttggagcaaggttttgtgttgaagctttgtaggtgaagctttggtgttgaagctttctaggtgaagctttgatggtgaagctttgtagatgaagctttctaggtgaagcttttttaggtgaagctttgtaggtgaagcttttcgggtgaagctttttggatgaagcttttgggcccttgtgaagctttggaggtgaagcttttcgggtgaagcttttttggaggtgaagcttttcgggtgaagcttttttttgggtgaagctttgtgggtgaagctttttaggggaagctttgtgggtgaagctttggaggtgaagcttttcgggtgaagctttttttgggtgaagctttgtgggtgaagctttgtgggtgaagctttgtgggtgaagctttgtgggtgaagctttttaggggaagctttgtgggtgaagctttggaggtgaagcttttcgggtgaagctttttttgggtgaagctttgtgggtgaagctttttaggggaagctttgtgggtgaagctttggaggtgaagcttttcgggtgaagctttttggatgaagcttttttttttttttttttttttttttttttttttttttggcgcttgacacggtcttcatttgcttgttttgtagtgactgtggaagacggattgctttctgattgagaagggttccggcatcgctttgcaccatcttcatgtgggtaatataggaacttccttatgttttgatcatgcatgtagtgatagaatttgtttcttcttattgtagatgtcagagcctggaagttctagtgatgagggctcttctagctttagctctaagtctgagtctgcaatgtcggagtcttcagggtctttgttagagtccggtactagagaaacattggatgatcttcccaaccgtcaaactttagctattgctagttcttcctccatggcgttgggtgagggggttgtttttgatgccatacccatagttcgctctgagttcacagcagaccatctaaagaataacttgttagataatgagaagcaggttgaggcgctaaggcagtcatgtaatatccctcgtagtgtagggatacgtttggtacatgatgaagaatggccttctgagcctccccagggtcatgttatgttctacacccagatattactgactttaggggtgagactacctttacatccgtggttgcaaaagatgttatctttgatcggatatgcacctgggcaactcaatcctggtttctgggatactttgattggattttatatcatttggatggagtgtgggttgtgtgagccttccttccatcagtggcgttactgttacaagatgcgcccagcaaaatcatgcactggttatgccgagtgtgcatgtcggagtgagagagagcgtattgtgtatggtaagaaaaaggcatactacacatggaaaaaccgttggtgctttctgtataatgattgggagtatgataagggtgtcacgcctgagcgacgtgtgcttactcacttccagactgtaggttgtaacgtatcaaccgttcgtactatttgctatttgttgtggtcttttcttgcttctaacactttgcttcatgtagtgacgcggggcaccatccaactgtttgggcaggagctatctgacatagagaaggtgttgagggtgcccaaagaggatagacacttaagcaagctacgacccttatttcgtcggtacggtttccaacccttagtttccgagagccagggacgatcgagtaagttgtatccttcatgtaaacttagctcaattccttactttatttggaaagttgtatttcttattttgattttccttatgcagtggagaaggtaagcaagaaaacagggactagcacccataaaaggaaagcaccagtgttagttccttcggaagacatcctaccgcataagaaaattcataagttccgAGGGGAACCATCCGTTAGACCTAAGTCCCAAGATGTGGTCCTTAAGGGGCCTGCCTTTAGGAAGACTGGAGTCAAGGCCGTTGATAATGCTGCTGCCGTAGTTGCAGGAGAAGGGAGCCGACTGTTGCCTCATCCTCTTACTATGGAGCACACTGTCCAGGAAAGTGATCCTGGTTCCCGCCATGAggggaaaggcaaggaaagagctggcagtgtcccgtggaaggacttgagggttgccacgcggccaaaggattttggggatatcaacaattgcttggcagggcgtcgattcgccttcgatgagctcggagagcccttagctaaggatgaatcggattgcgaccggatgttgaagctgtcttcatatgtgagtgttactttgtcatttccttactttttcctctttattatcattatttaggtagtgatgatcgtcttgccatgcaggtcatggccgagtatcacgacagactgcaagaggttgagcggtacaaggcaaaactgaaggagaataagcagcttgtggacgaggcccggaggaataagggacttttgactcaggccctccaactgaaggacgaaaccatggagagcttgaaaaggcgaaatggtgagaacctaaggcttaagaaattgtttgaggcaactaaaaaacagttggaggtggctaccttggaagtatccaaggttaggggagaattggatggtgccttagttgagatttctgaactggagaagagcattccaactgaaagggaggctgctgtgcaagaatacttaagttcttcgacctttcatcttgttattaaaccctactgtgctcaagaagctcgctttgaaaaaaggaaatggatggccgtccttgatcgttatgatgatgggagcattcttcgaaaataccacgaagatatagattagcatcatcgaaagggcgagacatttgtccttgctgttgatcctagcagcgaagatgagtctgataatgaaggtagtgttgatgcacagactcagcatggtgaagaggatcttggggatgcagaggatgatggtaggacgcggagtgatactgccaggggttcggcttcagatgagaatgaatagcagtgtctttactatctgcatgtattctggatgtagtagtctgatgtgtgtataacatgtgcccatgttataagcttgagagttttggattttaggtgtttatgagtgtttgcactattattaatgcatgtttggctatgtatgaatagatctattgtttggatataagccattgtttggttgttcctttctttgtatagtcttgtcgacacatacttagattttgcttcgtgttggatatatctgctttgaggtttcaacacttgagtgttcccttgctaggaatgtaaaagagtgagggctgagttggctaaattacctctttattgaattcattgccaaatggccttcattacataggatgccgaacggctatagctcaacacttgtacatcgtgagtctatttgtagtagtactttaagtgatcagcgttccatggatggccaagggtcttgccatcggagcttctaagtgtgtaagagccagggcgactgatgccaatgacttcatacggtccatcccagtttggactaagtgtgccttcactcgggactctgtcgcagagtaatcttttctttaagacccagtctcctattttgaaagaacgaagcttgaccctagagtcataatagttggagatgcgctgcttgtaggcgacattcctcaagtgagcttggtttctgtgttcctcgactaaatccaagttgagggtgagttgtttgtcattttcactttgaatgtagttctggactcggaatgttgcttgctcgagctcaacagggacaaccgcctctgtgccaaaggcaagtgagaatggagtttctcctgttgaagtccgatatgaagtgcgatatgaccaaagaacttggggtacaaattctggccaacagcctttagctttgtccaagctggttttcaaagtgcgcttgattattttgttgatggcctcaacttgtccattagactggggatgagctggagaggcaaagcataagctgatgttgaacttagagcagaacaacctgaacttcttgttgtcaaactgtcgcccattgtcagtgactatcgcattgggaatgccgaatctacaaaggatgttcttccacacgaagtcttctatctttgcctcagtaatggttgccaagggttctacttcggcccactttgtgaagtagtccactgcaacgactgcgtaacagactttgcccttccctgccggcattgggccgatcaaatcaagtccccactgggcgaagggccaagggctgatcataggagtaagaggctctggaggggaatgaggaatagttgcatatcgttgacatttgtcacatgagcgggatactttgatggcatcctggtggagtgttggccagtaatatccttggcgaaaagtcttgtgtgctagggaccgagatccagcatgatctccacagactccctcatgtatttcccgaaggacgatttccgcctcggcaggcgtaagacaccttaagtatggcaggctaaaacctcgcttatagagttgatcattgatgatcaggtagcgggtagacttgtatcgaatttgcttagcctggactttatcatttggaagggtgccatgagcaaggaaattatagatcggggtgatccaactatccccctgttgtaagttgcatacttctgcggccatggtgcttggtgttgccaacagttcgacatgaatttttcttccaatcttgtcttccacagctgaggcgaggcgagccagggcgtctgcatgactgtttgccgctcgaggaacttgggtgatctggtagtggaagtgcttgagcaaaagttgtgtttgcgcaagatatgctgccatggagctgtccttagcatcaaagttgttggtaacctggttgaccactaattgggagtcactgaaaatatcaatttgtttaaccccgaggtgtttggccaaacgtaatcctgctagaagggcttcatactcggcctcattgttcgatgccttgaatttgaaacgaagagcatactccattgctactttgtcgggcgtagtcaagactagtcccgctccacagccctgttggttggatgagccatcaacatacagactccatgctgaggtcgttgattctaccttctgagcttccgggggtaatgaagccactgcttcaggtgtagaagcaatgtcaaccggatatgtgaagtcggcaatgaaatctgctactgcttgacctttttcggctggttttggttggtaggagatgtcaaactcgcccaatgctatcgcccatttgatcattcgcccagacgtgtcaggactctggagtatctgtcgaagagggtgattggtaagcacgatgatggcgtgtgcttggaaataagggcgaagtttccgagcagacatgaccaatgctagagctaatttctcaatgttggagtatcgtgtctccgcatcttgtagggctttgctagcgtagtagacaggtcgctcaatattcccatcctttcgaatgagaacggaacttacggctgaagctgataccgataggtagataatgagaatgtctcctacctcgggcttggagagtagaggggctttactcatgtactccttgaggtttttgaatgcctcggcacattcatcagtccatgtaatgtacttcctacttcccttaagtgctttaaaaaagggagcacatttgtctgtggccttagaaatgaacctggttaaggctgccaccttgccagtaaggctctggatgtcctttgaagttaccggttccttcatgtcgaggattgctttgatcttctcgggattagcttcaatgcctcgttggctaatcatgaaacctaagaatttgccagagcctacgccgaaggcacatttgttggggtttaacctcattcgatacctcttcaaaatagtgaaagtttcagataggttggtgatgtgttggtcagcatgtttgctcttgactaacatatcatcaacgtaaacttccatgctcttcccaatctgctcggcgaacattgagttgactagtctctgataagtcgctcctgcattctttaggccgaaaggcatgactttatagcagtatagtcctctgtcggtagtgaaggctgtgtgttcttgatccgaagggttcatgaggatttggttgtatcctgagtaagcatccatgaagctcaggagttcacacccggccgtagagtctataagtctgtcaataagaggaagagggaagctatctttcggacaccctttgtttaggtcggtgtagtcaacacacattctccacaagaccttttga
Above is a window of Malus sylvestris chromosome 15, drMalSylv7.2, whole genome shotgun sequence DNA encoding:
- the LOC126604745 gene encoding uncharacterized protein LOC126604745 isoform X1, with translation MSEPGSSSDEGSSSFSSKSESAMSESSGSLLESGTRETLDDLPNRQTLAIASSSSMALGEGVVFDAIPIVRSEFTADHLKNNLLDNEKQVEALRQSCNIPRSVGIRLVHDEEWPSEPPQGHVMFYTQILLTLGVRLPLHPWLQKMLSLIGYAPGQLNPGFWDTLIGFYIIWMECGLCEPSFHQWRYCYKMRPAKSCTGYAECACRSERERIVYGKKKAYYTWKNRWCFLYNDWEYDKGVTPERRVLTHFQTVGCNVSTVRTICYLLWSFLASNTLLHVVTRGTIQLFGQELSDIEKVLRVPKEDRHLSKLRPLFRRYGFQPLVSESQGRSMEKVSKKTGTSTHKRKAPVLVPSEDILPHKKIHKFRGEPSVRPKSQDVVLKGPAFRKTGVKAVDNAAAVVAGEGSRLLPHPLTMEHTVQESDPGSRHEGKGKERAGSVPWKDLRVATRPKDFGDINNCLAGRRFAFDELGEPLAKDESDCDRMLKLSSYVMAEYHDRLQEVERYKAKLKENKQLVDEARRNKGLLTQALQLKDETMESLKRRNGENLRLKKLFEATKKQLEVATLEVSKVRGELDGALVEISELEKSIPTEREAAVQEYLSSSTFHLVIKPYCAQEARFEKRKWMAVLDRYDDGSILRKYHEDID
- the LOC126604745 gene encoding uncharacterized protein LOC126604745 isoform X2, whose product is MSEPGSSSDEGSSSFSSKSESAMSESSGSLLESGTRETLDDLPNRQTLAIASSSSMALGEGVVFDAIPIVRSEFTADHLKNNLLDNEKQVEALRQSCNIPRSVGIRLVHDEEWPSEPPQGHVMFYTQILLTLGVRLPLHPWLQKMLSLIGYAPGQLNPGFWDTLIGFYIIWMECGLCEPSFHQWRYCYKMRPAKSCTGYAECACRSERERIVYGKKKAYYTWKNRWCFLYNDWEYDKGVTPERRVLTHFQTVVTRGTIQLFGQELSDIEKVLRVPKEDRHLSKLRPLFRRYGFQPLVSESQGRSMEKVSKKTGTSTHKRKAPVLVPSEDILPHKKIHKFRGEPSVRPKSQDVVLKGPAFRKTGVKAVDNAAAVVAGEGSRLLPHPLTMEHTVQESDPGSRHEGKGKERAGSVPWKDLRVATRPKDFGDINNCLAGRRFAFDELGEPLAKDESDCDRMLKLSSYVMAEYHDRLQEVERYKAKLKENKQLVDEARRNKGLLTQALQLKDETMESLKRRNGENLRLKKLFEATKKQLEVATLEVSKVRGELDGALVEISELEKSIPTEREAAVQEYLSSSTFHLVIKPYCAQEARFEKRKWMAVLDRYDDGSILRKYHEDID